The Raphanus sativus cultivar WK10039 chromosome 6, ASM80110v3, whole genome shotgun sequence sequence CAGGTTACTGGTGTGAAGTCAAATCTCGCCATATATAGCTCTTTCACGTTTGCTAACTTCTGACTTGTATCATTGTCTGGAAAAAAACTTATAGCATTTAACTTATAGTGTTAATAATACTAAGGGACATCTTACAACAACAATCCACAGGGTTCCATTAACTGTGAACTatttagaaagagaaaaaaaaaactgaagtgAACTCAAGAAGCCATGAGCTTTGGACCATTGTCGGGCATTCCCATCCCAGCAGCCAAATCAGCATCGAGTTGTGAGTGTGGCGCAGGTCCATTCATTAACTTCACACTGCAACAATCCAAATTGAGAAAAATCAATTTATGCAAAAAACACAAGTAATCCAAACCACATCACTCATCAGTCTCAAACAACTTCATCAACAATATGATCAATGAAAGGTGTTTAAAACAGCAATTGCTCGAGGAAGAGACACACTTACCGCTTCTTGTGTTTCTTAGTCTTAAAATGATCATCTCGCACAGACGCATTAGAGAAGTACCGACTGAAATATAGAAACAGTGAATTAGAGAAACACACATGACTGATTCAAACAATCAAATATGGAACACAAAGACAAGAAACATAATCTAAGTAATCATACTCGCAGTGTAGGCAGTAGAACTGGCCCATTCCAGGCAGATCCTCGCTAAGCTCCAAAGGCTTTGTCTCCGTCTCTGGTTTGCGCAGCTCAGTGTACACTAAATCGTCGCCTTTGACTTCGAATTTGTCACGACGAGCTGTTTTGTGAGACAATCGCCTCTTCTTCACCTTTCTTGTCGGGCATCTCCCcatcctttatatactcctaaGTTTGCAGAAATTAAATGGAATTGAATCACCAATTCTCGAAGTTAATGGATTATCGTAAGAATCTAAGACGAatttataaaaaaggaaaaaaagaaaaaacttacgATTTAGAGTATAAACCACACGAGGAGAAGCTGGAGACGACGATGCCGAAGAGAAACCCTAGAGAAGTCTCacttttcatttataaataaacctAATTTTGGCGGGTTTGAATGTAACCCAAGAGGACTGACGCGAGACCTATCTTCAGAGTTTTAAAGCCCAATATTATTTCAGGCCGAGATAAGCCCACGAAAGAGTATTAGTTAAATCAGTAGCGCTTTTCGTTAAAGAGTCCCACATCGGAAAACTGAGGGAAATAATCAGCAGAACTtgcagtatatatataattcgtCTGCGCTTGTATCAAACCACGCAGCCATGTGGTGAGCACAAAGCGAACTATTCTTTCGCCTTTTACTAAAGAATACCGTGTGCTCTCCATGCCAAGTGGCATACGCCTATTTTTGGAGGGTCCTGCTTTCGAGTGGGCCCAACAACAATGAAGTTGAATTATTTAATTTGTCATGTAGCCTCATAATCTCAATAGGTTTTCATTTATTGCATTACATTTTGGTTTTATCATTTCTTAGGATATTATTGTACTAAGTAAATGACTATATTATTTGTCCTTTGAAAATAAATGATactttgattaaaaaatatcaaaactatattaaatattaatgaCATTCGTTTCTATACGATTATAGATGagcattttcattttttattttgttcgtTTTCTACTTGTTTCTCGGCAAAATGACTGATTCCACATTTTTTTAGTAAATTATAAAGCAAGTTTGGTTTATTCTTTTTGTAACATTATCTAAAAGTAAGATACAAGCATTGTTTGGTACCCGTTTAGAAAATGTACTTGAAACCCAGTTAAACTTATCCATTATCAACATCccttcttttaaaataattgtggATCGTATTAAGCTAtagaaatatgtttataaatacGAAAAACATGTGACCACATTGATATGCCAAGTTGCCAACCTTAAATTACTAAACACAAACATGGGATTTCAAATGCAAACACAAACTTAATCTCACGTTTGATATTGTTAATCGTTAACTTTATGAGGTTGAAGagtttaaataatacataaaaaaaattatgaatcaACGCTATATATGTCatgtaaaataataaacttaCCGCGGAAGGTCCAGCAGTTTTGGAGGAGTTTCAAATCCAATTCGGATCCGAATACGAATTTCGTTGGATAATGGAGATAAAATCTAATATATGGATTTTTCTAGCATCTCGTTACTACATACATTTACCGTTAGTTTGGATCTATTTCGATGGAGGTCAATATACACTggattattaaagaaaaaataataatatgtgcCCACCTAAGACATTACGTCATTTAATAGAATCGCATGAAAAATTCAACAAACACACAATAAAATCTGATGTTGACAAAATGGGCCCGTAAAGGGAGGAATGGAATGCAGTTACGCAACTCTCTGAGACTTTTTTCACCATTTTTCTCCTTGTTTCTTTTTACTGTTGTTccagttgaaaaaaaaatcatactaaCTTACTTTTTAGGTTTACTCGCAGAATTCAAAAGTTAATATGGCTATTCCTCGTGTCTTTGTCTCTATTATGCTGCCCacgtttttttaattgtatatgCAGTTCTTAGCTGCTTCCATCATTCTATGGATGTGAGATACAAATCCAAGCgatttaattaaaatcaataaTTTCTCTGCCATGGACCAAACTAATTAGTTAGTacgaaattaaaatattaattatatttgctATAAGTGCTGTACGAATTGAGTAAAGTAGTGTATACGGATTGGGCAGGTGGAACGAATAGTATATGAAAACACAACGTGGAAATTACATTCTTAATACtgaaatatatacaattttcattgaaatgtgcatatatatatatattgattcatGCACATTCTTTTTAGGTAGTTTACAAATATATGCATGTTACACACACACAGATCTAGAATTCTTTATGTACTAGCACCAAGTATACAAATAGGTCAAACTACTTGACAAATTACAACCATGTGCGACTGCTTGTTTCTTCTTgtattgtaaaatataaatatgatattgGGTTAAATGAGCTTATTCCAAAATACCACACATATATTTGAAGTatgacatatatattataaaaaagtagcaaaaaattaaagatatcAAATGAGTTATAGTAGACGATTAtgttattttgtattatataaaatattgtaaacgTTTGAAGTGGTAAAACCATTTGATTTTCTACAAACTTTATAGACTAATTAATGTGGATCTATCAAAAGTATACTCCCTCTAAAACAACTGTAAATAgatagttgttaaaaaaaaattagttgtttaaattttataataatagaaaacataaaaagagGGTTCCACCAACTTCACTTAGAATAAGACAAGACAATACAATTGGAAGAATCAATAACTTGAGTAGAATTTTTAAGTATGCTAATGACGAAAAAAAACATATTgctttttcaaaaagaaaatattgctTTATCCTTTATCGTCTTTATATTAGATAATTTCTACTGATTATTGTTGCTGATATACAAAAAATGTATTGCTCGTAAATTTATCTGGTGGCATATAATTCTGAAagagtaattcttgggttcactccctaggctgaacctagaggttcacccaccaataggaattcatcattttatatttaatatttttaaaaaa is a genomic window containing:
- the LOC108811692 gene encoding uncharacterized protein LOC108811692, translated to MGRCPTRKVKKRRLSHKTARRDKFEVKGDDLVYTELRKPETETKPLELSEDLPGMGQFYCLHCDRYFSNASVRDDHFKTKKHKKRVKLMNGPAPHSQLDADLAAGMGMPDNGPKLMAS